The genomic interval ACAAGACCACCTCAGTCCGTTTTCGGGGCTTAGCTGGTCCTGTTGATTTGTAGTTGTTCAATATACTTAAGGCTTGGTGGCAGCCCACTTAACCCCTTCTTGCCGCCGGCTACGTGTTGCGCGTGGCTTATGCCTCCACCTTGCCAATGCGCAGCACCGGCTTGATGGTGATGCCCTTTTCCGAGTCTTCGGCAGCCTGATTTATCTGGTCGAACTCGTAGAATTTCACCAGCTTGTTGAAGGGAAACTGGCCTTGCTGGTAAAGGGCAATCAGGCGCGGAATGAAGATGCTGGGCACCGAATCGCCCTGCAGAATGCCCTTAAGAGTCCGGCCGGCCACCATGATGTCGTTGGGACCAAAGCTCAGTTCTTTGTCAGGAGCCGTCACGCCCACCAAACCGCACACGCCGTGGGTGCGCAGCCCTTGTACGGCCGTGCGGATGATTTCGGGGCGGCCGGTGGTGTCGAAGGCAAAGTGCGTGCCCGGGCCCGTGAGCTGCTGGATCTGCTCCACCACGTTGCCCGTCTTGCTGTTGATGGTATGGGTAGCTCCTAGTTCCTTGGCCAGCGCTAAGCGCTCCTCGTTGATGTCTACGGCAATGATAGTCGTGGCTCCAGCCACGCGCGAGGCCATGATGGCCGACAATCCTACGGCTCCGGTCCCAAAAACGGCAACACTGGCGCCGGAATGCACATTCAGGCTATTGAGAATGGCACCGGCCCCGGTCTGGATGCCGCAGCCCAACGGCCCGAGCAGCTCCAGCGGCACGTCCTTAGGCACTTTGATGGTGTTGTTTTCGTGGGCCACGGCATAGGTAGCAAACGACGACTGCGAGAAGAAGCTGTCGTGCAAATCGGGCGTGCTGTGCTGATGAATGCGGTGCGTGCCATCAGGGCGGCTGCCGGCGAAGTTGTGCTCCAGCATGTGCTCGCAGTAGGTAGGGAATCCTTCCCGGCAGCTGCTGCACTTGCCGCAGTAGCCGAAGGTGAGGACCACATGGTCACCCACGGCTACTTCCGTCACTTCATTGCCGATAGCTTCCACCACGCCCGCGCCTTCGTGGCCGAGTACCATAGGCAGGGGCGCTGCCATCTGCTGATTGCGAATCACCATATCAGTGTGGCAAATGCCGGTGGCTACGATGCGCACCAACACTTCTTGGGGTTGTGGTTGGTCCAGTTCGGCTTCTTCGAGCAGAAATGAGCCGCCTTTTTCTTTGACGACAGCAGCTGTAATCTTCATGGGAATAGTTGGATTGAGATGAGAAAAAGAACGTCGCCCAGCGCGAGTATTGACGAGTCGAGCGAAACGTCGAAATGAGTTCACCCTTAGCTTGCCCGTAAAAGGGGGGCGCGGTTAGTAAACAAGTAAAACTACCTAATGAGGAAGGAGCTTTATTTTGCAAACCAGCCATACATTTGTTCAAACAAGTCAAACCGTATGCTCACGACCCAGGAATTTCTGGTGGAACTTGAAAACATCGACAGCCGACCTGAAACCATGTTCGTGCAGCAGCAGCACAGCGAGGAAAACTATCCCCTGCACCAGCACCAGAAAACGCAGCTGGTGTACGTGCGCAGCGGTGTAGCTTACCTTATCACGCCCAGCAAAACGTACTTTTTGCCGGCCCGGCACTATGTGCTCGTTCCGCCCCGGCTAGCGCACCGCGTACTATTTCACTCCCCCCAACATATCATAACGGGCTTATGCTTTGCTGAGGCTCGCGACACCGACCACCCGTTCTTCGGTAAGCTGGGCATCTACCCGGTGACGGACCTATTGTACGAGATGCTGGGCTACACCGAAAGCTGGTACGGGCACTATGGGCCTGAGCAGTACGAACCCTATTTGTTTTTGCTGAATCTCAAGTTGGTACTGCCCCGCATCAGCCATCATCCGCTACCACTGGCCTTGCCTACGACGGAAGACCCGCGCTTGGTGCCGGTACTGCGCTATATCTACGAGCATATCGGCGAACTGCTGGAGCTCGGCGGACTGGCCCGGCACTTCGGCTTCAGCCCGCGGAGTTTGTCGCGCCTGTTTCAGGAGTGCCTGAGCATCTCCTTCGGCCAGTACCTGAAACTCCGGCGCATGATGGCGGCCATGGAGTTGATGCTGAAATCCCAGCAGACCATCAGCGAAATTGCCTACGCCGTGGGATATAATAGCTTGGCCTCGTTCAGCAATACCTTCTACAAGCTGGTCGGTCAGCGGCCCTCGCAGTTTGCAGCCCGCGAGCAGTAAACGACACGTAAGGCAGGGGAGAATACAGAGGCCGCTCCGGTTCTCCTCCAGGCGGGAGAAAGCCGGGGCGGCCCATTGGCTTAGCGCGTAGCGACGCCGTTACCTTTGGCAATAACGTTGAAGCTCAGCGTGAATACGTCATCGACTGCTTTGTCAGCGGCGGTGCCAAACAGAGTTGAGCCAAACGTGACATTGTATTTTGTACGGTCGATACTCGCAGTGCCGGAAGCAGCGGCCACGCCGTTTTTCACGCCTACTTTGGCCGGAAAGCTGAGCGGGTTGGTTTTGCCCTTGATGGACAGGTTGCCGGTGATGGTAGCGTTGTTGCCGTTGGCGTCACCTTTCAGCGGTTTGACGCTAGTGATGACGAACGTAGCGGTGGGGTTCTTTTCGACGCCGAAGAAATCGTCTGACTTGAGATGGCCCACCAGTTTGGCGTTGTAGTCGGCGTCCGTCAGGTCAGTGTTCTTGAGCGAGGTCATGTCGGCCACGAACGTGCCGCCCACAATCTGGCTGCCTTTTACCTGCACGGTGCCTTCTTTCAGGTTGATGGTGCCAGCGTGCTGGCCGCCGATTTTCTTGCCCGTCCAGCCGAGCGAGCTCAGTTGCGGCTGCACTTTGTAGGTTTCAACTGCCGCGCTGGCCGTAACCGGCTTACGGGTGGCGGGGTCTTTAGCGGCTTGCACAGGAGCCGACAGTACGGTAGCGGCTAGCAGGAGGGAAAACAGGAGGTTTTTCATGATTTCTTGCGTGAAAAGCGATTAAGTTGAAAGGAGCGAAAGGGAAAGCTTGGTCGCGCGTTAGGGCTGCTGGGTTAGCCACCGGTGAGCGGCTGCCAAGCCGCTCACCGGTACTTCGTGCCCGCCTTCGAAGGCTTCGTAGTGCGGGGTGATGCCTAGGGCTTTCAGGAACGTCACGGCCTCATCGGCATAGAAGGCCGGGAGTTTGTCGTCGTGGCGACCGTGGCTGAGGAAGAAGCGCACCTTCTGCACGTCGGCGGCCGGGGCGTGGTGCTGGCGCGACTCGATCAGCATGCGGCCGCTGAAAGCCAGCACGCCCCGCACCTGCGCCGGGTGAGTCAGGGCTACGTCGTAGGCCATGATGGCGCCCTGGCTGAAGCCCAACAGATACACCTGGCCGGTCGGAATGCCATATTTAGCGGAGGCCTCGTGCATAAAGTTGAGCAGTAACCGCTGCCCATCCAGTTGCTGGGCTTGGTTGAAGACGGGCTTACCCGACGAGAAATCAACCTGATAGAAGCCAAAGCCCATGGGGCCAAACACCAGTGGGGCTCGCACTGAAAGCACTAGCGTGTGGGCATCGGCCAACTGCTCGCCCACTGGGAGCAGGTTCAGTTCGTTGCCGCCCACGCCGTGCAGCAGCAGCAGGAGTCTTTTGGCCCCGGTAGCTTGGGCCGGGTTTACTGGGCGGTAAGCCAGGGATAAATTAGTGAGCAGCGGGGGCTGCGTAGTGGCGGCAATCGTCATGGAAGTTGGTGGAATTAGCAAGAGAAAAACAACCAGCCACGGCCAGAATCGACGGCTCATGCCTGGGGTTGAGCTTCGGCGCGCAGCAGCACCCGGATGTTCCAGGGGTCAGTGGCAATCGGGCCTTCAGGGGTTGAATCCACCGCGTAGCCAGCGGCTTGCAGCCGAGCGGCGGCGGCATCACGGGTGGCCGTATCGGGCAGCCACAATTCCCAGTACAATAGGCGCGCATCGGCGTCCGTGGCGGTCGGTGAGCCAGCCGCCCACACGTTCAGACCCAGGTGGTGGTGATAGCCGCCCGCCCCGACAAAGAGGGCTCCCGACAAGCTCCAGGTTTCAATGGCGAAGCCTAG from Hymenobacter sp. GOD-10R carries:
- a CDS encoding NAD(P)-dependent alcohol dehydrogenase, which gives rise to MKITAAVVKEKGGSFLLEEAELDQPQPQEVLVRIVATGICHTDMVIRNQQMAAPLPMVLGHEGAGVVEAIGNEVTEVAVGDHVVLTFGYCGKCSSCREGFPTYCEHMLEHNFAGSRPDGTHRIHQHSTPDLHDSFFSQSSFATYAVAHENNTIKVPKDVPLELLGPLGCGIQTGAGAILNSLNVHSGASVAVFGTGAVGLSAIMASRVAGATTIIAVDINEERLALAKELGATHTINSKTGNVVEQIQQLTGPGTHFAFDTTGRPEIIRTAVQGLRTHGVCGLVGVTAPDKELSFGPNDIMVAGRTLKGILQGDSVPSIFIPRLIALYQQGQFPFNKLVKFYEFDQINQAAEDSEKGITIKPVLRIGKVEA
- a CDS encoding AraC family transcriptional regulator, with amino-acid sequence MLTTQEFLVELENIDSRPETMFVQQQHSEENYPLHQHQKTQLVYVRSGVAYLITPSKTYFLPARHYVLVPPRLAHRVLFHSPQHIITGLCFAEARDTDHPFFGKLGIYPVTDLLYEMLGYTESWYGHYGPEQYEPYLFLLNLKLVLPRISHHPLPLALPTTEDPRLVPVLRYIYEHIGELLELGGLARHFGFSPRSLSRLFQECLSISFGQYLKLRRMMAAMELMLKSQQTISEIAYAVGYNSLASFSNTFYKLVGQRPSQFAAREQ
- a CDS encoding esterase, translating into MSRRFWPWLVVFLLLIPPTSMTIAATTQPPLLTNLSLAYRPVNPAQATGAKRLLLLLHGVGGNELNLLPVGEQLADAHTLVLSVRAPLVFGPMGFGFYQVDFSSGKPVFNQAQQLDGQRLLLNFMHEASAKYGIPTGQVYLLGFSQGAIMAYDVALTHPAQVRGVLAFSGRMLIESRQHHAPAADVQKVRFFLSHGRHDDKLPAFYADEAVTFLKALGITPHYEAFEGGHEVPVSGLAAAHRWLTQQP
- a CDS encoding YceI family protein; the encoded protein is MKNLLFSLLLAATVLSAPVQAAKDPATRKPVTASAAVETYKVQPQLSSLGWTGKKIGGQHAGTINLKEGTVQVKGSQIVGGTFVADMTSLKNTDLTDADYNAKLVGHLKSDDFFGVEKNPTATFVITSVKPLKGDANGNNATITGNLSIKGKTNPLSFPAKVGVKNGVAAASGTASIDRTKYNVTFGSTLFGTAADKAVDDVFTLSFNVIAKGNGVATR